The DNA sequence AAGCATCCAAAATTATATCACTGAAGAATTTTATAAAGAGTAATATTATATGGCaagtaaatattattattattttttgacaGTATTTAtgcaataataatttatatatatatttatttatttattaagattttgtacacaataaatatatagtttgtatatttatttattaaagtttatacacataaattaatataatttgtatttacattttttaaaatttgtacacataaattaaataataaaatttatttgttaaaaataataaatatttatactaattaaataataacaaaaaatactaaaaattactaatcaaagtatttttcttttataattatttgCCAAAGTAAACCAACTTGTgaataataatcaaattaaatccaaatgAACCATTTGTAAAAAGGATACGAAAATTCGACAAAATTCTTATATTGACTGTGTAGGGTTTAATATAatcctttttttaattaaaaaataatatattattaattttattatttttttatgtttctaATTACGAAAGCAGACTATAATCTTTcataagaataattaaattattttaaagtaatatttttcatttaatttgttattgattttgaagtttttccttttattttttatgatattttccGGCTCAATAGGTCAGAGATATGATTCGATCTCTCATATTTATTTAaacgaaaaaataaattaatcattcaaccaatccaaattaattttcaGAAAATTTAAAGTTAATGTTATGAATTATTATAAGCTTATTCACACTCTATGAGCAGCATAACAAGCAAGCAAGCAATTGTGCAGCTTCATTCATACACTAATTATTGGTATCTTCTTTTGGTCTTCATAAATATTCCCTCATTCTTCTGTGATTCTTTTCCAATAACATCAACATATAACTAAAACAAACATGAGCATGCATTTCTTACTTGAAAAGGCCATTAATTAGTCTTTGAACGCAACAGAACATCCACAGATTATTATAAATGAATTCTAAACCAGGAAAAGAATTAGCCTTTAATCTTATAATTGAGCCTGAAACTCTCGTTGTTGAGTTTAACCAAACTGAACTTCAATGAAGCAACAAGATTTAACGTGTAGCACAAGAAACAGTTATTTAGTATTTAAGGAACCAATTTGGTCTATACTCATAACAATTTCATCAAGAGAGTAATTAATTACATGTTTAGGAGTTTAGAAAAACTTTTCATACGGCGTGACGATGGTGTCGCGCAGATTGGAGTATAGAGTGTAGAGAGAGTACTGTCTTAGATTCTTGACTTCATACCAAGAATTAAGAACATCAAGATTCTTGTCTGTCCCTGAGAATGCCAATTGTATGCCTATGTTGCAGCCACTACCTCCATTTTCTTGACACTTTGAGTTTGGAACTGCACAATCTGTGTTGTTCAGACAAATGTTTCCTCCTCCGGAACACGAATTGCAGCCGTAACTCTTCCAGAACAAGTTTTGAAGGGTCCCCCCACTAAATTCAAGAACCTGTGTGATATTAATCGATCAATCAAgactattattattgttaaacgTGTTTACTGTTATGAAATTACTTATCCTAAAAGTTTAAGTTTTTAGAAATCTGCACATGCATGatattactaaaattttttcttttaggTCAACAAAATTGAATTCTAAATCTTTATCATAAGAATTCTGATATCATATCATAAAACTATTTATTTCAAAAGTTTAAGCTAACAGAAAAAagatacataaataattatatctctaagaGACTTATCGTTAAATGTGCTTACTGTTATGaacattttcaaaaagtttaagTTGATAGAAAGAAGTACatgaatgattatatctctTAACACGTTTTGGCATTAATAAGAATTAAATTCTAAACCTTTTAGTCATAGAAATTCTTATACCATATCATAAAACTACACatgtaaataattatatatcgAATTTACCAGAGTGAAGCTAGTAATTGTGTGTGTGTTATCAGCAAACATGATTGGAAGTGATCTTGCCGCATACTTCTGTCCAGCAAATGCAACCATATATCCACTACCCGAAGCCTGATCATTTCGAATTCATGAAAACTTCTTAGATACTTTTATGAGATCAGTTAATTCTAAAAACTTAAGTTGATAGAAAGAAATACACGAACGATACCGTGTCGTTTCTGTTAACGGTGAGTAAGGAGATCTCATCAACTTTTGGCCTAAAGACAGCAACGGATGCACCGTTGCTGGCGAGGCCGAGGCGGCGGTCGCAAGGGGAAAGCTGAGGACCACCATTGTCCTGTAAGAAAGATTGTTTGTTTGATGCAAAAGCAATTCCAAAGGTGAAACCATCTCCTGTCTGAACCTTAGCATCAAGACATGGACTATAAACATTATTTGTGTCACCTGCTGCATATGTTGTTGTAACAAACATgcccatcatcatcatcatcattatcataaTCAAACATGTTTTCCTCCTCATCATCTTGGTCATGGAAAAAACTTGATCATCATCTTCCATCATCCCCTTCAAAAGGGTGATGATCATTCTCTTCTGTGTTGAAACCATAAATCAATGGGGTTAAGACAATTGTCACAACTCACACCAATGTTGTATATAAATTAATGATTCTGTGATCTACATGTGGATGAAGAACAGAACAGAACAAGGTTTTTGGTGATAGAAACAAAGTAATGTTAACGTTTGCACTTTGCATGATTTAATAGCATACACGTTGCACATTGATTAAGCCTAtgatatattataattaaacaagaagaataataaaacttttattattaattaaacgAATGTCAAAGTAAGAAATATGTATAGGAGTTTTGAATCTGAAGaatgtaaaaactaaaaagaattGAATAAGTTGAAGGCTTTGCGTGTCTGTGATTCCAAGACATTGAAAAAGgaagattttttaaaagatgGGTGGTGGTAACCTTAATTCAGAAGCAATTTTATACGGATGTTGACTTTTTCCTGGAAATTTCAAATTGATAGtaacaaaacaaaagaagaaaaaaacatGACGATGAACAATACCTTGTTCTATCCACAGGTTCAGGAACATGGACCAAATGAGATACTACATAAATTTTAAgctggtaaaaaaaaaaaatctatggAACCGGATCACAGGTTTAGTTTCCAAAAGTCATGCAAATGTGGATTAATAAAAATTAGTCATGCataatgatgataatgaaaTGTAAATGTTTTCTtctgttaaaaatatttaattttgtaaGATAGACTTAAACATAAAgtttttaatatgaaaattttAAGTTTACTAATTATTTTGCACATATATCAAATAAACAcacatatatttaaaaaaaatactactttgaattactatatatatatatatatatatatatatatatatatatatatatatatattatagatTGATAAATTGTTAAGAATTTATAAGATAGTAATAActttaaataaaagtaaatattgttaagaatttatttaatattttatttgattatattaactataactaattaattatattaattattaaattttaatgaaataaataaatcagttaattttattttgatttgcattaatttttgtcttatatattttgattaataatttttaaaagtgttataatttttacataatatatttataagatattttttatttatttacttactTCATTGAGCCAAACAAttgtaattaatttattatattaattatttaatttaattaattcaaatatatGTTATTTACTAAAAGTTCTTCTAGATATATTTTAACAGAAATagtttttcataatttttttgctatgataataaaaaaaggtAATTTAAGACAAATTGTATCTTTTATTAGATTGTACTTACTCAAATTTTATCTACAAATTTAAtcactaatattattttaaaaaaatttgaaaaaataaaattctaatataaatatttcagtttaatcataaattatatattactattaaTGAGAAATTATTATactttgaaaataaataaaattattactcattgattttattatttccGGTAttgaaaatagttaactataaatttaattaactttataaaatttttataacaaaaactATTATgcgtatttttatttaaaaataa is a window from the Arachis stenosperma cultivar V10309 chromosome 3, arast.V10309.gnm1.PFL2, whole genome shotgun sequence genome containing:
- the LOC130967700 gene encoding uncharacterized protein LOC130967700 isoform X3, encoding MQQDNGGPQLSPCDRRLGLASNGASVAVFRPKVDEISLLTVNRNDTASGSGYMVAFAGQKYAARSLPIMFADNTHTITSFTLVLEFSGGTLQNLFWKSYGCNSCSGGGNICLNNTDCAVPNSKCQENGGSGCNIGIQLAFSGTDKNLDVLNSWYEVKNLRQYSLYTLYSNLRDTIVTPYEKFF
- the LOC130967700 gene encoding uncharacterized protein LOC130967700 isoform X2 encodes the protein MIITLLKGMMEDDDQVFSMTKMMRRKTCLIMIMMMMMMGMFVTTTYAAGDTNNVYSPCLDAKVQTGDGFTFGIAFASNKQSFLQDNGGPQLSPCDRRLGLASNGASVAVFRPKVDEISLLTVNRNDTASGSGYMVAFAGQKYAARSLPIMFADNTHTITSFTLVLEFSGGTLQNLFWKSYGCNSCSGGGNICLNNTDCAVPNSKCQENGGSGCNIGIQLAFSGTDKNLDVLNSWYEVKNLRQYSLYTLYSNLRDTIVTPYEKFF
- the LOC130967700 gene encoding uncharacterized protein LOC130967700 isoform X1 gives rise to the protein MVSTQKRMIITLLKGMMEDDDQVFSMTKMMRRKTCLIMIMMMMMMGMFVTTTYAAGDTNNVYSPCLDAKVQTGDGFTFGIAFASNKQSFLQDNGGPQLSPCDRRLGLASNGASVAVFRPKVDEISLLTVNRNDTASGSGYMVAFAGQKYAARSLPIMFADNTHTITSFTLVLEFSGGTLQNLFWKSYGCNSCSGGGNICLNNTDCAVPNSKCQENGGSGCNIGIQLAFSGTDKNLDVLNSWYEVKNLRQYSLYTLYSNLRDTIVTPYEKFF